The segment ACTGACGGCTTTGGTTGGTTATGCCGGATTAAAGCCGACACTCAAAGCACTTGAAGCAAAGAAAAATATTGCGCTTGCGAATAAAGAAACATTAGTTGTAGCAGGTGAACTTGTCACTTCGCTGGCGATTGAAAACAATTGCAACATCTTTCCAATTGATTCTGAACATTCAGCAATCTTTCAGTGTCTGGTTGGTGAAGCGAATAATGCAGTAGAGAAAATTTATCTCACGGCTTCCGGCGGACCGTTTCGCGGGCGCGACAGGGAATTTCTTTCTACAGTACGGAAGGAACAAGCGTTGAAACATCCAAATTGGGATATGGGTGCGAAGATCACGATCGACTCGGCTACCCTGATGAACAAAGGATTGGAAATGATCGAAGCCCGGTGGTTATTCGGACTTAATCCGGAGCAGATTGATGTAATCGTTCATCCTCAGAGCATTATACATAGCATTGCACAATTCGAAGACGGTTCTATGAAGGCGCAAATGGGCTTGCCGGACATGAAACTGCCGATTCAGTATGCATTGGGTTATCCTAAACGTCTGAAATCGACTTTCCAACGATTCGATTTTCTGAATTATCCGTCGTTGACCTTTGAATCGCCCGATACAGAAACTTTTCGTAATCTTGCAATGGCAATGGTAGCTATGAAAAAAGGCGGAAATATGCCTTGTATCATCAATGCAGCAAATGAAATTGCAGTAGCTGCCTTCCTGAAAGACCAGATCGGTTTTCTGGAAATGAGCGACCTCATCGAAGACTGCATGAACAAGATCCCTTTCGTCAAAAAACCTTCTTATGAAGATTATGTAACGACCGACGAAGAAACACGTAGAAGAGCACTCGAATTTTTAAGTGTTCAATCCGTTTCGAAGATAAAATAACAACTCCAATTCAAAATTCATCAATCCTAAAGCCTCCCCTCGAATCTTCGCTTAAGCACTAACAACAATCCGCAATCCGAAATTCGCAATCCGAAATAATTAAACAACTCAACAACCAATTCCTATAAATGTCAGCTTTAATCATGGCCGCTCAGCTAATTCTGGGCCTTTCAATTCTCGTTACACTTCACGAATTAGGACATTATCTCGCTGCACGTGCCTTCGGTATTCGTGTAGAGAAATTCTATCTGTTCTTCGATGCGTGGGGATTTAAATTTTTCAGTTTCAGAAAAGGCGATACAGAATATGGACTTGGATGGTTACCACTTGGCGGTTATGTGAAGATCGCCGGAATGATCGACGAGAGTATGGATAGTGAAGCAATGAAAAAGCCCGCTGAACCTTGGGAATTCAGAAGCAAGCCGGCATGGCAACGATTGATCGTAATGATTGGTGGTGTGACTATGAACGTAATACTTGGTATTGCAATTTACACAATGACATTGCTGAATTTCGACAAGCAATATCTGAGTAACGATAATGTAACGGACGGAATATACGCTTACGACCTGGGACAAAAAATCGGTTTGCAGAATCACGATAAGATCGTTGCAATAGATGGAAAAAAGTTTGATCGATTCAATGACCTGGTTTCTTCACGTGTAATTTTAGGATCAACGATCACAGTTTTACGTGACGGAAAAGAAATTACGCTTCCTGTTCCTGATGGTTTTTATCGAGAAACAATAAAGGCAGGAAGGGGAAGTTTTATCTCGCCTTATCAAGCCCATTTAGAAGTTGACAGCATCATCAAAGATATGCCTGCGGAAGCTGCAGGGTTACAGATGAAAGACAAGATCGTTAGTGTAAACGGTGTGCGTACATTTTCAATGGAAGCATGTCGTCGCATCATCAGCGAGAATAAAGGCAAGCCTATTACATTACAAATAGTGCGTGGTGCAGATACATCAATGATCCAGCCTGTCGTAAATGATTCCGGTTTGATCGGCATTCGTTACCACGGTGAAATGGGAAATTATGCTCTGACAAAATACTCAGCAGGAACAGCTTTGAAATATGGAGCGAGTGATGCTAAAGAAGCAATCGTTTCTAACATCAAAGGTCTTAAACAAATTTTCACAGGAAAAGAAAAAGCAAGTGATTCGCTGCAAGGTCCGATCGGAATTGCAACGATCTATGGTGGAGTCTGGGACTGGTACCGTTTCTGGACCATCACCGGATTACTTTCAATGGTACTTGCCTTCATGAATATTTTACCAATACCTGCTCTCGATGGCGGACACGTTGTGTTCCTTGTAATCGAAGCTGTAACCCGCAGAAAATTCTCCGACAAATTTATGGAGCGTGCGCAAGTTACAGGAATGGTGATTTTACTTTCTTTGATGGTGTTTACAATTGGTAATGATATCTGGAAGCATTTGATCAACTAGTGTCAGAGCTTGCCACTTATTAGTTGCGCGTTTATTGAACGTGTAAAAATGTTTGGAGTACGTGGCAAGGGTTAGGTAAGTGAATTCTGCACAACAATTGTTGGCATCAAGCTTCGGAAATTTAACTTGATTTATGTATATTTGACAAACAGATTCTTATGGCAGACTATAGAGAAATCATAATTATAAATCCTGAAGTCAGGTTTGGTAAACCATGCATTCGGAATACACGTATTTCTGTTTATGATGTATTAAGTTGGATGGCATCAGGTATGACTGTAAAAGAAATATTAGCAGATTATCCGGAGTTATCCGAAAGTGATATACAAGCCTGTTTGGCATATGCGGCAGATAGAGAGCATAGAACCAGAGTTGCGTAAATGAAACTACTTTTTGACCAGAATATTTCCTTTAGAGTTATAAGTAAACTTGCGGATTTTTTTCAAGGTTCCGGTCAAGTTAAAAATCTTGGACTTCCAGATAATTCCGATTTGGAAATTTGGAAATTTGCTAAAGAAAATAATTTTTCAATCGTAACATTTGATTCTGATTTTTTTGATTTGGCAAATTTATACGGCCATCCACCCAAAATCATCTGGCTAAGAACAGGAAATTGCACAACACAAGAGATTGTAGATTTACTAATTTCGAAAAGTGAAGTAATTAACGACTTTATTTCGAATCCAATTTATATGGAACTGGCATGTATCGAAATCGATAAATGATTTATTAATGTATAACACTGAAATAAACACTACTCAAAATCTTCGCCAAAAAAACTTCCCAAAATTTCTTCCCCGTGCGTAAACTCTCCTTCTTCCTATTACTTCTTACAAACTCACTCTTCGGTCAAACTCCAGACTCTCTTCCTGAGCGAAAGATCTCCGTCATGGTAATTCCTTATATGCCAGCGATGCACATGTCCGATGCCGATCAGGATATCGCTGAAGAATCGCAGATGGAAATCGGACAAGTACGCGCAGAATTCCGCAAAGGCATTATCAGAAAAATGAATCAGCGTTTTGTAGAAGTGTACGATGCGCAGGTACCCAATGAAAGTTTTGTTTCGAGCAACACCGGCGATATCGATATGATCTATCATTCGCTAGCTTTCGAAAGCGACAGTACTTCACCAATGAAGAACCCGAAGAAATTCGCTGTTGTCGATACAGCCATTACCGGAAAGAAAACAAAGAAGAAAGAGATCGACAAAACATACATCAATGCTGTTCCCCGTGACCCGCAGTTGCTTCCTGATTTTGCAAAAAAATACAATGCCGACTATTTCGTCATGCTTAACGAATTCGACATTAAAACTCACTTTGATGATTGTATCGACCTGGCTTTAAAAATTTATCGTCGTGATCTGAAATTCCATTACACCATTTACAATCACCGGGGCGAAAAACTGTATGGCGATGTTGCTGTTGTACATTTTCCTTCGAATGAAAACAATGTAGACAGGATTGTTGAGGCGAATTTTGGGAAGGTGGCGGATTATGTTTTTGAGTCGTTGAAGAAGGTGAAAGAATAAATTTTTTCTTGATCAAGTAGTCAAATATTATCGCTCTCAGGGATTGGGTAGGGATTGTAAGTTGTATCCTTTTAATTTTTTTTAACACTAAGATCACTAAGTTTTTAGCACTAGTGCACAATGCTTTTTTCATAAGTGCTCTTGTGACAAATTTTAGTGATCTTAGTGTTGAAAATTTCCTGCTACTGAGCAAGCAAAAATTTCTCAATTGCTTTTACCCCATTCTCATTTGTTACTTCCATAAAATAAATTCCTGCTACAAGATCATTTACATCCATCACAAAAGTACCACTAACAAAATGGAATTCATTGACAATACTTCCTGTTAATGATACAATACGCACCGTGTTTACAGAACCTGATTTCATATCCGCTTTTAAAACAGTTGTCACCGGATTTGGATAAATTGAAGATGATATCGAATTATTTTCATCAATGGAGGTAATTGTATTCATGCTCACACCATAATCCTCCACTTCACCTGCAGCAAAAACTTCACAAGAAGTCTGCGCTGAACCATTCTTCATTGAGACCCGCATTTTTGTTTGTCCGGTCAATGCGGTGATGGGAACATTTATTATGCTTGTCTCCCAACCTATTTGTTGTGATGAATAAGAAACCACTTCTTCACCCGGATCTGCGAAACTGCCGTTTTGGTTGAAGTCGATCCAGACTTTCCAGAATTCAGTAGCGCCACTGCCGAGAATTTCTGCACTTAATGTTATGTTGTAGGTATTGCCGGAAGTCATGTTAATAATCATAGATGTGTAATCACCATAGCCGCTATCTGATACCGTGCTGTTAAGCATAGTTCCAATGTAAACAAGATCGATGAAATCATTTGTTGCATCTACTCCACTTGATGCGCAATAACCGGATCCTGTTGTATTGAATTGCTGAACGGATGAATAGCCGGTTGGACCGCTGTTGCAGATGGCTTCTACCTGGTATTCGTAAACTGTTCCCGAGTACAGTGGATAGATCTGCAGTTGCGTTTGATTAGTTGAATACGTTTGCCAGATAAGCGATGAATCAATTCTATATTGTACGTGATACAAATATGCATTCGGAATTGCATTCCATGTGATCGTCGAAGAATTACCTGTTATATTGATTGCATTGATGCCGGTAGGCACACTGCACGGATCACTTCCTGTGTGATCAAGATAGTGTACAATGAATGTGTTCACATCACCTAAAACAAACAGACTGCTGTCAAAACCTTTTGCAATTGAAACACCGCTCAGGTATTCATTGATCGTATCGATCGCATTTACCCACTCACGCGCTCCGGTTGAATCGTATTTCACTGTAACCATTTGTCTCGCACTCAAAGTAGAGCCACCTGGAAATGGTCCGCCAATGCCTGTTACAAATGTATTACCGCGATTGTCAGTTGCCAGATCATACGGAATTTCATCGTTGCCTGAATGTTCATTGTATCGATCTTGCCAGAGAATATTTCCGGAGGTGTCTACTTTCACTGTCTGCCAGTCAACGTAATTGCTGCCGCCGGTTGTTGTACTGTATGCCATGATTATCAGTTTCCCATCAGAAGTTGTCCGGAGTTTAGAAGAGATATCGTAACCGCCAAGATCATATTGTCGTGTCCATAGAAGATTTCCGGCAACATCATACTTATATAGCAATACATCTGCCACAGGTATCACTGCTTCCCATGAAAGAATGTAAGAGTTTCCAACTGTATCTATGAAAAGATCTTTTCCCTGCACACCAACATTTATAGAATCCCAAAGTGTTACTCCGCTTGTATCCATCAACCATGATGTTGAATTGGCAGATGAATAACTTGTTACTCCGGTTACTCCTACTTTATCATGATTCAGAAAAATATTACTGATGAAATGAAAATTGGTTGATGAAGGAAATGTATTGGTGCTGATGCGTACAATATTTCCTGCAGGATCAATTTTGATTATGTTCATGCCAATGGGATTATTGTCCACATTACCACCTGTAGCCAGATATAGATAACCGTCAGCATCCATCTGTCCTGTAAGCTTTGTCCAATAGGTACTGTTGTTATGCGGACTGTAATTCCCATCGATATTTTTTTTATAGATAAGATTACCATTCTGGTCGTATTTAAGAATGATCAGTGAATTGGAAATTCTTCCGCTACTGGAATGCTGATACCGGAAACCGATCACAACCGGATTTGATTGCGGATCGAGAAACACTTTACTCGGATATTCATAATTCAATGGGATCTGCGAAACGGAAGTCGCGCGCCAGATAAAATTTCCAAAGCGATCACGTTTCTCGAGTACAATGTCATTGTCTAATGTTGTTGTGTAGACATTGTTGCTTGAATCAACAACCAAGTAAGTTCCGAGATTCGCAGCAAGGTCGGGAACTTTTGTCCAGTCGATTGAGAAATCGGCTTTGGTAAATAAGGGCAGGGTCAATAGTAAGAGGAGGAGAATTTTTTTCATTTTCTGTTATTTACTTTAGATTTTTTTTATTTCCCGCGGATCTCGCAGATTTAGCGCAGACGTTTTTACTTAATAATAAAAATGTCTGTCCGTTAAGTTTCCTGCGCAATGTGTCAACATTATCAATCCTTCTATAAAAAAATATGCTCAGCAGGTAGGAATGATGTTTGAATTGGGAAGAGATGAGAGTTTTGAGGAAATACCTACATTAATTATGTAGTATTGTTTAGTCTCTATTTCACTCTTCAAATCAAAGAAAGGTGGCATATTTTTATATATTAATCCGATTAAAACAAATACTCATGAAACAAACCAAAAAGGACACTACAACTCCGGAAAATAAGGATATGATGAAAGAAAAAACCAATCAGGATTTTAATAAACAAAAACCTGATCCGAAAGATCCAAATCAGAAGGGTCAGAATAATGAGGCTGAGATGGAGAAAGCGGTGAAGGTGACTAAGGAATTGGAAGAGTAATAAATATTGCAGGGACAAGTTCACAAAGATTGCGTAATTATTATTTTTGTTTAAAGTGTGTAAGGGGTTTAAAGTGTTTCAAAGCACTTTAAACCCCTTACACTTTAAACAAAAGAATATTTATATCTTCATCCGGGTAAACTTTGTATATTTAAAATCATTGCATATTGAATACTATTTTATTACTTTTTCTTTTTGTTCTAAATCAGAAACCTGAACCGGTCCATCAAAAAATCAGTCACGAATGAATCTCATTTGAATTTACCGAGCATGATCTTAATTTAAAGTCTCACTTAACGTATAAAATTAAATCGGAAGATTGCGACAGTCTCAGGATGCTTAGCAATTTTACTTTCGAACGAATAAACCATGAAATAAAATATTTGGGGCAATGGAAATTAAAAAACTATTCTTCTAAAATAAATATTAACCCAATAGGATCATTTGTAGACAATGGCAATCCTTCCCTGAACGATCTGACAATATTCGAATTATCAGACTCTTTAATGATCTTAAAATATGACAATGATATGAATGGAAAATCCACTGTAATAAAATACAGGCGAGTTCACAGGGAGATTATTTGCCAATAGCATAATGATGCAATTACAGAGATTAATCTTTGATTAATATCGCTGAATATATTTTATTCATTGAAGTAATCTTTGCAAAATAAATACCATCAGGATATTCACTTAAATCCACTACATGATGTGAATCAATTGTATTGCTTTTAATTATAAGGTTTCCAATTGACGAATAGACGCTAATGACATCCGATTTCAAAAGATTTAATTTTTCTGTATCTATCTGAAATTTTCCATTTGACGGGTTCGGATAAAATTTCAGAGTTGAGGCAGATGAGACAGGAATGACAGAGGTATGGAAACTGCATGTACAGCTACAGGAATCATATATATTCTGAAGTGTTGCCGACCTTGTTCTTACATTCTGTATAGCATTCTCATGGCTACCGTTTCCAAATGCAAAAGGAAAAGCAAAATCGTAGCATCTTTGTTCCTGTGATTCAAAACTGAATGGCCCAAATGTCATTAAGCCACGCCTGTCACCAGGAGTATTGAGGACATCTATTTCTGTCCAGCCAAATCCCCATTCAGGAAATCCTGTGTACATATAATTAGTAACTGAATTTCCTCCTATACCATTTCCGCCAAAAGTAAGAGGTGATTCATCCAGCCATTTCCCTTTCAAATAATTATAATAATCGTTTGCAGATACAGGATTTCCCTGATTCGTATTATCATTATTATAAGTAATAAATCGGGAAGGAATATTATTCAAACTCAAACAACCTTGTGCCGGAACGATACTTCCATAAACAAGATCAAATGAAGATGCATTATAAGTATAAAAGATTTTTTTTAGAGAATCATATCCTACCAAATCATCTTGTGATCCACCCAAGTCCATATCAACGAATAATCCAAAATATGTTGAATCATAATTTAAATCAGATCTGTTATAAATTTCCAGATTCAAAAAAACACTTTCATTTAAAGCAGGATCCGGCGAATTATAGCCATACAACATAGCATGAAATTCAAGGCCTAAACTTGCTCCTCCGGTTTCAGTATGAACACTTTTAGCATCATTAAAAATAAAGTAAATTGCCTGATCTCCCCGGATCAACGGATAATCACCATTTGCCGGATCATATGTTCCGTTTAGATTTATATCGGCATATGGCGCCAATGATGCAGCTTCTCCGTTTGCAACATTTCCGTTCCCCGGCCATCTGCTCAGTTCGTTCGGTACAATATATCCTGAATTTTGATAATTCAATATATGATCGTTTATCGTTGTACGGTTAATTTTATATACTGCATCATGCAGTAGATAGGATGGGTCAGAATAATTGGTTGCAATCGGACCATAAAAAAGATCGTTTCCTGCTTGGCCGTAAACCTGTGAAGCTATATGTAATTGCCCTGTAGAATCCTTGCCGCCAATCCAAAAACTTGAGAGATAAATTGAGTTTTTAAAACTCCCTGCAGGGACTTCAAATGCTCCATCAAACAAAGTTCCATTTGAATAAACATTAGCGTTGATGTTATTAATGTTTAGTTGACCACTTGCTTGTCCAAGTACTTTTGAAGCTGTAATAACAATTAAAAAGGAAAGTAATTTTAATTTCATGATTTATAATTTTATACTTTGATGTTTAGGTTGTCAATGTATTAAATATTTCAGACTTCTTAGTACTTAACAAAACTATCTCAGGAAAATCTTCACGCCTCTCTCCGAATCAAAAACCTTCTCCCCCTTTTCTTCCTTCCACGAAACTAAATATCCCTTGAAAGTTGAATCAACTTCGAAAGACTGTCCGAGATATTTTCCTTTTAACTCATATGCCATCAGCAGAGTTTGTGCATAACCGTCTCTTTCATTGTCGGTTTTTTTTATTGAAGCAAAAGTAGAATTGGCAGGAATAATGCGACGTAGTTTTTCAATGTCGTTGTGGAACTTTATGTCCGGGCGATAGAAAATGCTCATTGTGGTTTGTGGCGAAAAGAATGCGTGGAATAGCTGGAGACTGTTGACCTTTCGGTCGCCGCACATTAAGACTTCCTTTGCAGGGCGTTTAAGTAACAATCAGAATCGGGATTAATACGATTATTTTGAATTCACTGATTCTGGTATGTGTAGGTAATGATTTTTCTACAAAATAAAATGTCAATGGAATGAATAACAATGTGCAAATCCAGATGTACCTTTCGTGTACAAGGATAAGACTATATCCAAAATACATTGAACAAATTACAAGTAATGAAATCTTGATCCACAATGGAATTACTTCGTGTGATTTTTTTCTGATCAGATAAATGATGAAGAAGAAAATAAAAACCCATCCAAGTTGATTTCTGAAATCGTGGAAGTAAATGCTTTGTAAATTTCTGTTGATGATGCTGAGATAATATTTAAAGTCTCCTATTGGATCAAGTGGAGTAAGTTGAATCTGCGAAGCGGGTTCTTCCCATGCTGACAAAGCATAATCATTTGCCGGTGGCAATAATCCATTTCCTATTACAGGAAGTTGCACTTGCTTTCCAACGGTTGGTGCAACTTCGTATGTGAAATTGAATTTCGCTGATTCGGAAATCGTGAACTTTCCGTACTTCACTGACAACAATAAGATCCACAATAATGATATTGTTCCGAATGGCAACAGAATTTTCTTCAATGTAATTTTTGGAATGCGTTCACTTTTCATCCAGATCGAAAAGCAGAATAGAAAAATAAAAAGCGGTAAGCCAAAAGATTTTGTCAGAAATAATAATGCACCAATTTTCCCAATCTTGCTGCCGTCAGATTGTTTATCGAGCCAACGGATCAATTCGATGATAAGAGCAAACAGAAATCCGACAAACAAAAGATCAGGTGTGAGATTGAGAAGGGAATAGCTTACCATAAACGGAATGATAGCAAAACCTAAATAACGCTTCCACTTTATATCAATATCGACAAACGTCAAAAAGGTCAGCCATTTTCCGATAACAAAAATACCGATGGCCATCTGTAGAAATTTGAATGCGACAATTCCATCGTCAAAAAAATCATGAATGGTAGCAGGAACCATGAAATCAGTGGACTCCAGTAACCATTTACTGCAAGCGAAAACCGGCCATCGAGAATGTGCTGCACAACATTTATATATTGCAAACTATCCGGATTATCGACATACCATTTCACAAAAGGCATAACTGCCATGCAAGCGAGGAGGTAAAGAGCGATTATGAGGAGGGAGTCTTTTTTCACCAGGATTTTGACCGGGATTTAATGGATTTTGGGATTTTCAGGATTGTTTATAAATCCAGTAAGCTTTTAATTGGTCTGACTCTAATTTAGGGCCAATATCAAGATAATCCCTGAAATTCAGATTATTAATACAATAAATCATTCAATGCTGAAAGAAATCAAAAAAATCCCGGCAATCGGGGAAATTCATTAGATTTTGGTCAAAATCCTTTCCTAAATCCTTGTTTAGGCCTATTCTAAAATCAACACATATTATGCTCTTTTGGTTACCTTTGCATTCTCAAAAAATACAAATCCTATATGAAATCTGAAACAGTAGCTATAAAAGATTACGGCATTGCTGAAGTATTAAAAACACTGGGAATCCAGGATGTAAACCGCGGTGCTTGTACCGGAACAGTTTGGCTGGATACGCAAGGTGAAGAGATAGAATCTTATTCTTCTTCTGATGGTGCATTGATCGGTAAGATCAGACAAGCAACTACTAATGATTATGAAGCAGTAATTGTTAAAGCACAGGAAGCTTATAAAGTATGGCGGATGATGCCGGCACCTAAACGTGGTGAGATCGTTCGTCAGATGGGTGACCAGTTACGTAAATATAAAGAGCCACTTGGTAAACTTGTTTCGTATGAAATGGGAAAAATTTATCAGGAAGGGTTAGGAGAAGTTCAGGAAATGATCGACATCTGTGATTTTGCAGTGGGACTTTCCCGTCAGCTTTACGGTTTGACAATGCATAGCGAACGTCCGCGTCATCGTATGTACGAACAATATCATCCTATCGGAATTGTAGGAGTAATTTCCGCTTTTAATTTCCCTGTTGCTGTGTGGGCATGGAACTCAATGCTGGCAATGGTTTGCGGTGATACAGTAGTATGGAAACCAAGTTCGAAAGTAATGTTGTGTGCAATTGCTGTTCACAATATTCTTGCTGATGTTCTTAAAAAGAACGATGTTCCTGAAGGTGTGATCAACTTAGTTGCAGGTGGTTCAAAATATATCGGAGATAATTTCCTAGCTGATCATCGTGTTCCTCTTATTTCTGCAACAGGATCAACTCGTGTCGGTAAACGTGTAGGAACAATCGTTGCTGAACGTTTCGGTCGTGCGCTTCTTGAATTAGGTGGAAACAATGCAATCATCATCACTGAAAATGCTGATCTTGAAATGGCATTGCGTGCTGTAGTATTCGGTTCGGTTGGTACTGCAGGACAACGTTGTACATCGACACGTCGTTTGATCATTCATGAATCGGTTTACGAAACTTTCAAAGCAAAACTTTTAAATTCATATAAACACATTCGCATTGGTCATCCTTTGGATCCAAAAACGCTTGTTGGTCCGCTTATCGATAAAGGTGCAGTGAAAGATTTTTCAAATGCAATTGAGCGTGTAAAAAGTGAAGGCGGAAATATTATTTACGGTGGCGAAGTAATGCATGGTGAAGGTTACGAAAGTGGATGTTATGTGCGTCCGTGTATCGCAGAAGCTCCGGGAAATTTACCTATCGTATGTGATGAAACATTTGCCCCACTTCTTTACATGATGAAATACAAAACTCTTGATGAAGCAATTGAATTGCACAACGGTGTTCCGCAAGGATTATCTTCTGCGATCTTCTCACGCAACATGCTTGAGACAGAAAAGTTCCTTTCACACGAAGGAAGTGATTGCGGAATTGCAAATGTAAACATCGGAACCAGCGGCGCTGAGATCGGTGGTGCATTCGGTGGTGAAAAAGAAACCGGGGTGGTCGTGAATCAGGAAGTGATGCATGGAAAGTATATATGCGTCGTCAGACAAATACTATCAACTATTCAACGGAGTTGCCGTTGGCGCAGGGGATTGTGTTTGATACTGGTGAGGAGATTGTTGGGTGATTGGAAAGCTCCATGCTTTTATTTTTTTAAACACGGAGGGCATGGAGAAATAAGACACAGAGAACATGGAGTTCAATCAATAAAAAGGACCGGAGGCATTGATTGCTTTCGGTCCTTTTTATTTATAGTACATCAATTAGATTTCACAAAGCGTGTCTGGAAAATTCCTGATTTTGAAATTATTTTAACTATATATACACCTTCGACAAGAGACTGACTATTCAATTGCGCTTCAGATGGGTTTATTTTTATAGGAATATCACAGCGACTTCCCAATAAATTATAAACATACAACTTGTCGATTAAATTCCTTCCGCAAGAGATAGATACTTCATTCTTTGATGGATTTGGATAAACAACTGGAATATATTTATCTCTCATCAATTGATTATCTGCTGAAAGTATCGCCTCAATTGTTACAGAACAGATATTAGTTTCTATGGGCTGATTGAAATCAAAATAAATATTTGCTTTATTATTTATTTCCGAACCGACTCCGGTATTAGCTTTTCTGTTAATACTAAATTTATAAAATCCGTGACTTGCAAGTTCATTGGAAAAACTATCTGCAAGATTAATATTTGGATAATTAAATCTTAATATGTTTCCGGGAAGCAACTGCGTAACAACATCATGACTTGATGTTATAAATTGAAAAGTGTTTGGGTCAAGATCGCTGTCAAGAGTATCGATGATATAAATATTATCCGCAAAGACATTTCCTGTATTTTGAAAATAAATGGTATATGTAAAAAGATGGACAGAAGTATCAGCTTTTTCAGGTGAAACGATCTTCTCATTTGGATCGTAAGATGATCTCACCAGAAAATATTGGGCTTTAAAATTATTGGATAGGTTAGATTCTACACCCGAAGAAATATTCAACGTTGTTGAAATTGTATCTCCGTTTTGTGCTGCACTATCGGTAGACAGCATTATATTAAAAGCAACATTAGGATCAATCAATGAGAAATCAGAAACTACCCAAATAACAGAATCCGAATTCTGATAGTCAGGAATTAATGCACCAGTAGATGGTCCTGCATAATGAACAGGTCCATTAAATGTAGCGGTTACTCTCCCTGAATCAGAAAAACAATTTCCTGAAAAGTTCTGACTGATCTCACCTGCATTCATATATAACTCTACAAAATGATTCGGACGAAACTGAGTTGATGGCGTAATGGAATTTGAAACATAGTCTGCATACACATTACAAGCGACTGAAAAGTCTACTGAATCAACTGTGAGTTTATAGGAGTTAAAATAACACTGTCAATTCCGTTAAAAGGACAAGCATAAAGAAATGGAAGCGGAGCAGCATCAATTCGCAACTTATAATTCCGGGTTCAGCACGAAACGAATAATTTCCTGAGCCATTAGGCAAAAACGTTTGCAAAGTTATTCCCGCAGAATC is part of the Bacteroidota bacterium genome and harbors:
- a CDS encoding aldehyde dehydrogenase family protein, translating into MKSETVAIKDYGIAEVLKTLGIQDVNRGACTGTVWLDTQGEEIESYSSSDGALIGKIRQATTNDYEAVIVKAQEAYKVWRMMPAPKRGEIVRQMGDQLRKYKEPLGKLVSYEMGKIYQEGLGEVQEMIDICDFAVGLSRQLYGLTMHSERPRHRMYEQYHPIGIVGVISAFNFPVAVWAWNSMLAMVCGDTVVWKPSSKVMLCAIAVHNILADVLKKNDVPEGVINLVAGGSKYIGDNFLADHRVPLISATGSTRVGKRVGTIVAERFGRALLELGGNNAIIITENADLEMALRAVVFGSVGTAGQRCTSTRRLIIHESVYETFKAKLLNSYKHIRIGHPLDPKTLVGPLIDKGAVKDFSNAIERVKSEGGNIIYGGEVMHGEGYESGCYVRPCIAEAPGNLPIVCDETFAPLLYMMKYKTLDEAIELHNGVPQGLSSAIFSRNMLETEKFLSHEGSDCGIANVNIGTSGAEIGGAFGGEKETGVVVNQEVMHGKYICVVRQILSTIQRSCRWRRGLCLILVRRLLGDWKAPCFYFFKHGGHGEIRHREHGVQSIKRTGGIDCFRSFLFIVHQLDFTKRVWKIPDFEIILTIYTPSTRD
- a CDS encoding T9SS type A sorting domain-containing protein, translated to MYADYVSNSITPSTQFRPNHFVELYMNAGEISQNFSGNCFSDSGRVTATFNGPVHYAGPSTGALIPDYQNSDSVIWVVSDFSLIDPNVAFNIMLSTDSAAQNGDTISTTLNISSGVESNLSNNFKAQYFLVRSSYDPNEKIVSPEKADTSVHLFTYTIYFQNTGNVFADNIYIIDTLDSDLDPNTFQFITSSHDVVTQLLPGNILRFNYPNINLADSFSNELASHGFYKFSINRKANTGVGSEINNKANIYFDFNQPIETNICSVTIEAILSADNQLMRDKYIPVVYPNPSKNEVSISCGRNLIDKLYVYNLLGSRCDIPIKINPSEAQLNSQSLVEGVYIVKIISKSGIFQTRFVKSN
- a CDS encoding T9SS type A sorting domain-containing protein; its protein translation is MKLKLLSFLIVITASKVLGQASGQLNINNINANVYSNGTLFDGAFEVPAGSFKNSIYLSSFWIGGKDSTGQLHIASQVYGQAGNDLFYGPIATNYSDPSYLLHDAVYKINRTTINDHILNYQNSGYIVPNELSRWPGNGNVANGEAASLAPYADINLNGTYDPANGDYPLIRGDQAIYFIFNDAKSVHTETGGASLGLEFHAMLYGYNSPDPALNESVFLNLEIYNRSDLNYDSTYFGLFVDMDLGGSQDDLVGYDSLKKIFYTYNASSFDLVYGSIVPAQGCLSLNNIPSRFITYNNDNTNQGNPVSANDYYNYLKGKWLDESPLTFGGNGIGGNSVTNYMYTGFPEWGFGWTEIDVLNTPGDRRGLMTFGPFSFESQEQRCYDFAFPFAFGNGSHENAIQNVRTRSATLQNIYDSCSCTCSFHTSVIPVSSASTLKFYPNPSNGKFQIDTEKLNLLKSDVISVYSSIGNLIIKSNTIDSHHVVDLSEYPDGIYFAKITSMNKIYSAILIKD